In Dysgonomonadaceae bacterium zrk40, one genomic interval encodes:
- a CDS encoding HD domain-containing protein has translation MNPETIIEKYYRKGTKLYDIYLSHTSDVTNKALSIAARHPELAVDVRFIEEAGMLHDIGIYLTKAPHIACEGTHPYICHGFLGRELLTDEGYPKHGLVCERHTGTGLSLETIINRKLPIPHRDMRPVSLEEQIICFADKFFSKSQLGREKPVKKIRQSLSRHGWHQVEIFDEWCELFL, from the coding sequence ATGAATCCCGAAACGATTATTGAGAAATATTACCGCAAGGGTACGAAACTGTACGACATCTATCTGTCTCACACCTCCGATGTGACCAACAAGGCACTTTCCATTGCCGCAAGGCATCCGGAGTTGGCGGTCGATGTGCGTTTCATCGAAGAGGCGGGAATGCTCCATGACATCGGCATCTATCTCACCAAAGCACCCCACATTGCCTGCGAGGGAACCCATCCCTACATCTGTCACGGCTTCCTGGGTCGTGAGTTGCTGACAGATGAGGGGTACCCGAAGCATGGACTGGTGTGCGAACGTCATACAGGCACGGGCCTTAGTTTGGAGACCATCATCAACCGGAAGCTGCCCATCCCGCACCGGGATATGCGGCCGGTAAGCCTGGAGGAGCAGATCATCTGCTTTGCAGACAAATTTTTTTCCAAATCGCAACTGGGCAGAGAGAAGCCGGTGAAAAAGATCCGGCAGTCGTTGAGCCGTCACGGCTGGCACCAGGTGGAAATCTTCGACGAGTGGTGTGAACTGTTCCTCTAG
- a CDS encoding dihydrodipicolinate synthase family protein produces MQFEKIKGLIVAPFTPFDKKGELDLAPVADYAAMLQKNGLKGVFINGSSGEGYMLTVDERLKLAEKWISVAPEGFKVIVHVGATCIKDSYHMAQHAQEIGAFGIGAMASPFPKAGRVEELVKYCEEIACGAPNLPFYFYHIPALNGVFLPMLPFLQEAEGLIPNLAGIKFTYESLYEYNQCMRYKEGKFDMLHGQDETILSALVMGGAQGGISGTGSYIGRSLVGVIDAYNSGNIEEAVAHQNYAQEVINVIARYRGNIVAGKRIMKLIGLDLGINRTPFRNISDQEEAAIKNELEAIGFFDRCNRF; encoded by the coding sequence ATGCAATTCGAAAAAATCAAAGGTTTAATTGTGGCTCCCTTCACCCCTTTCGACAAAAAGGGTGAACTGGACCTGGCTCCGGTGGCTGACTATGCCGCCATGTTGCAGAAAAATGGACTGAAAGGAGTGTTCATCAACGGCTCCTCGGGTGAGGGTTATATGCTCACGGTGGATGAAAGGCTGAAGCTGGCAGAGAAATGGATTTCTGTAGCCCCGGAGGGATTCAAGGTAATTGTACACGTGGGAGCCACCTGCATCAAGGATAGCTACCACATGGCACAACATGCCCAGGAAATCGGTGCCTTCGGCATCGGCGCCATGGCATCACCCTTCCCCAAGGCAGGACGAGTGGAGGAGCTGGTGAAGTATTGCGAGGAGATCGCGTGCGGTGCACCCAACCTCCCCTTCTACTTCTACCACATCCCGGCATTGAACGGAGTCTTCCTACCCATGTTACCTTTCCTTCAGGAGGCTGAAGGCCTCATTCCCAATCTGGCTGGTATCAAGTTCACCTATGAGAGCCTCTACGAGTACAACCAATGCATGCGCTACAAGGAGGGCAAGTTCGACATGCTGCACGGACAGGATGAGACCATCCTCTCCGCGCTGGTGATGGGAGGTGCACAGGGCGGCATCAGCGGCACCGGCAGCTACATCGGCCGTTCGCTGGTGGGCGTGATCGACGCATACAACAGCGGCAACATTGAAGAGGCGGTCGCCCACCAGAACTATGCACAGGAGGTGATCAACGTCATCGCCCGCTACAGGGGCAATATTGTGGCCGGCAAACGAATCATGAAGCTGATCGGACTGGATCTGGGCATCAACCGCACTCCCTTCCGCAACATCAGCGATCAGGAAGAGGCAGCAATCAAAAATGAGCTGGAAGCAATCGGTTTCTTTGACCGGTGCAACAGATTCTGA
- the dnaJ gene encoding molecular chaperone DnaJ, protein MATKRDFYEILEIPKSASAEEIKKAYRKKAIQFHPDKNPGDKEAEEKFKEAAEAYEVLSDENKRARYDQFGHAGVGGAASGGGFGGGMSMDDIFSQFGDIFGGHFGGFGGFGGFGGSQRGRRVNRGSDLRVKVKLTLKEILNGVEKKIKVKKYVSCSHCEGNGSEHGTSQSTCATCNGSGVVTRVANTILGQMQTSSTCPTCNGEGKTISKKCAHCNGEGIVREEEVISIRIPAGVAEGMQLSMSGKGNAARRGGVNGDLLIVIEEEQDPNLIRDENDVIFNLFLSFPTAALGGTVEVPTIDGIAKVKIDPGTQPGKVLRLRNKGLPSVNGYGRGDELINVNVYVPENLTDKERKQLEDMNKSESFVPSASARKSVFNKFRKMFD, encoded by the coding sequence ATGGCAACAAAGAGAGATTTTTACGAGATACTTGAGATACCCAAGAGCGCTTCTGCCGAGGAGATCAAGAAAGCCTACAGGAAGAAAGCGATTCAGTTCCACCCCGACAAAAACCCGGGTGATAAGGAGGCTGAGGAGAAGTTTAAAGAAGCTGCAGAAGCTTATGAGGTGTTGAGCGACGAGAACAAACGTGCCCGTTACGACCAGTTCGGCCATGCCGGAGTGGGTGGTGCTGCCTCCGGCGGTGGATTTGGAGGTGGCATGTCGATGGATGACATCTTCTCGCAATTTGGCGACATCTTCGGTGGCCATTTTGGCGGTTTTGGCGGCTTCGGTGGCTTTGGCGGCAGCCAACGCGGCCGGCGAGTGAACCGTGGATCTGACCTGAGGGTAAAGGTGAAGCTCACGCTCAAGGAGATTCTCAACGGTGTGGAGAAGAAGATCAAGGTGAAGAAATATGTATCCTGCTCACATTGTGAAGGCAATGGCTCGGAGCATGGTACTTCACAGTCTACCTGCGCTACCTGCAACGGTTCCGGCGTGGTCACACGCGTGGCCAACACCATTCTGGGACAGATGCAGACCTCATCCACCTGCCCCACCTGTAACGGTGAGGGCAAGACAATCTCCAAGAAGTGTGCCCACTGTAACGGTGAGGGCATCGTGCGTGAGGAGGAGGTGATCTCCATTCGTATTCCTGCCGGCGTGGCCGAAGGGATGCAGCTCTCCATGTCAGGCAAGGGCAATGCCGCTCGCAGAGGTGGCGTGAACGGTGATCTGCTCATCGTAATCGAGGAGGAGCAGGACCCCAACCTGATTCGCGACGAGAATGATGTGATTTTCAACCTCTTCCTTAGCTTTCCGACGGCCGCGCTGGGGGGGACCGTGGAGGTGCCCACCATCGACGGAATTGCGAAGGTGAAGATCGACCCGGGTACACAACCGGGCAAGGTGCTCCGCCTGCGCAACAAGGGGCTGCCATCCGTGAACGGCTACGGTAGGGGCGACGAGTTGATCAACGTGAATGTCTACGTACCGGAGAACCTCACTGACAAGGAACGCAAACAGTTGGAGGATATGAACAAATCGGAGAGCTTTGTTCCTTCAGCCTCCGCACGCAAAAGCGTCTTTAACAAGTTCAGGAAGATGTTCGACTGA
- a CDS encoding hydrogen peroxide-inducible genes activator yields the protein MNIQQLEYIIAVDNYRHFSKAAEASFVTQPTLSMMIQKLEDELGVKIFDRSQLPVQPTEIGTKVINQARQALAQVNQIKEIIQEEKGIVKGMFRLAIIPTISTYLLPKLMQVHRDSHYDIRIVISELTTDQILRGLANDTIDGGILATPLKEAGITEHPIYYEQFLAYVSPQEKALYAKTSLEESDLTTAKLWLLDEVHCFRTQILHLCNLKKRRNNQSIFSYEAGSIDTLINIVDQNEGLTVIPEMALANLSETQRKNVRPFRKNTPVREVSLITRKEFFRERLLNIIIDEVKAAVPRSLQDEAMKKYVVPL from the coding sequence ATGAACATACAGCAACTTGAATACATTATCGCGGTGGACAACTACCGCCATTTCTCAAAGGCGGCAGAAGCATCGTTCGTGACCCAACCCACCCTGAGCATGATGATCCAGAAGCTGGAGGATGAGCTGGGAGTTAAGATCTTCGATCGATCACAGTTGCCGGTACAACCTACCGAGATCGGGACCAAGGTGATCAACCAGGCGCGACAAGCGTTGGCACAGGTGAACCAGATCAAGGAGATCATCCAGGAGGAGAAAGGAATCGTAAAAGGAATGTTCCGCCTGGCCATCATCCCCACCATCTCGACTTATCTCCTGCCCAAACTGATGCAGGTGCACCGCGACAGCCACTACGACATCCGTATCGTGATCTCGGAGCTGACCACAGACCAGATTCTCAGGGGACTGGCCAATGACACCATTGATGGTGGTATACTGGCCACACCACTCAAAGAGGCAGGCATCACCGAGCACCCCATCTACTACGAACAGTTCTTGGCTTATGTCTCACCCCAGGAGAAGGCGCTCTATGCCAAGACATCGCTCGAGGAGAGCGACCTCACAACTGCAAAGCTGTGGCTGCTTGACGAAGTGCATTGCTTTCGGACACAAATCCTCCACCTCTGCAACCTCAAAAAACGACGCAACAATCAGTCGATTTTCTCCTATGAGGCAGGCAGCATTGATACACTGATCAACATTGTTGATCAGAACGAAGGTTTGACAGTGATCCCGGAGATGGCGCTAGCCAATCTGAGCGAGACGCAACGCAAGAATGTACGCCCCTTCAGGAAAAATACACCTGTCAGGGAGGTGAGCCTGATCACCCGCAAGGAGTTCTTCCGTGAACGCCTGCTCAATATTATCATCGATGAGGTAAAGGCAGCGGTGCCCCGTTCACTTCAGGATGAGGCGATGAAGAAGTACGTGGTGCCGCTCTGA
- a CDS encoding nucleotide exchange factor GrpE encodes MTKNKHTQKDPIEREEEIIEEAAFLQDEPVGAANEDNMAEDEHPLTDELPQLQDKYDELNNSYLRLHAEFDNFRKRTLKEKADLIKNGGERVLVDIIGLVDDFERALTALHAAEDKDAMLEGMDLIYGKFITFLGQHGVKEIESIGQPFDADRFEAVTTIPAQEEAQKGMVIDCIQKGYELNEKIIRFPKVIVGE; translated from the coding sequence ATGACAAAAAATAAACATACGCAAAAGGATCCCATTGAGAGGGAGGAAGAAATCATTGAGGAGGCTGCATTTCTACAGGATGAACCTGTGGGTGCAGCAAATGAGGACAACATGGCAGAAGATGAGCATCCGTTGACGGATGAGCTACCCCAACTGCAGGATAAATATGATGAGCTGAACAACAGTTACCTGCGACTGCATGCCGAGTTTGACAACTTCCGGAAACGGACATTGAAAGAGAAAGCCGATTTGATTAAAAACGGCGGTGAGCGGGTATTGGTCGATATCATCGGGCTGGTGGACGATTTTGAAAGGGCACTCACCGCACTGCACGCAGCTGAAGACAAGGATGCGATGCTGGAAGGAATGGACCTGATCTACGGCAAGTTCATCACCTTCCTTGGTCAGCATGGCGTGAAGGAGATCGAATCAATCGGACAACCGTTTGATGCCGACCGGTTTGAGGCGGTGACAACCATCCCGGCTCAGGAAGAGGCGCAGAAAGGGATGGTGATCGACTGCATACAGAAAGGATATGAACTGAATGAGAAGATCATACGGTTCCCAAAAGTGATCGTGGGGGAATAA